From a region of the Vanrija pseudolonga chromosome 2, complete sequence genome:
- the sfk1 gene encoding Protein sfk1 — MTGSPSSSDDGPRRESESTAVEPQRPKLPWYLNTRTLVSHLFFGPYIYVPLITALVWLAGLLALISVWARDGKPKYALKEASIVYVSNVAGKHKAIFIPITCVTAVGFVLSLVLERWLRRVDRLPTDIRKREKILNWLAILCATIGGIALILLAIFDNFNHSSVHWSMAAIFIVLTSLSAILQTGQVWSLHKDHPDRKSLLRNSIIKLIILFFGVAGAIAFAALYGVCHGSSLPRKKHSAKTCNRVTSGAAAMEWAIAFILVFFFLTLVADLWPAGKSSPRYMRQLARWQEKHEPGTAHDFTGRRAFTAHPERWENDGDAVDPVEARADEMHAAMKARNQGIDPTAPSPAHFPPPTIPLSSIAIHSNEPLNEHAAEPGQSRV; from the exons CCCCAAGCTGCCGTGGTATCTCAACACGCGCACGTTGGTGTCGCATTTGT TCTTCGGGCCGTACATCTACGTGCCGCTCATCACAGCCCTTGTGTGGCTcgccggcctgctcgcgctcatcaGCGTGTgggcgcgcgacggcaagccAAAGTAtgcgctcaaggaggcgTCCATCGTCTACGTCTCAAACGTCGCCGGCAAGCACAAGGCAATCTTCATCCCAATCACCTGCGTCACTGCCGT CGGCTTCGTCCtctcgctcgtgctcgagcgctggctgcgccgcgtcgaccgcctgcCGACCGACATCCGCAAGCGCGAGAAGATCCTGA ACTGGCTCGCCATCCTGTGCGCGACGATCGGCGGCATCGCCCTCATCCTGCTCGCTATC TTCGACAACTTCAACCACAGCTCGGTGCACTGGTCCATGGCGGCCATCTTCATCGTGCTcacctcgctctcggccaTCCTCCAGACGGGGCAGGTATGGTCGCTGCACAAGGACCACCCGGACCGCAAGTCGCTGCTGCGCAACTCGATCATCAAGCTCATCATCCTCTTCTTCGGCGTGGCGGGCGCGATCGCCTTCGCGGCCCTCTACGGCGTGTGCCacggctcgtcgctgccccgCAAGAAGCACTCGGCAAAGACGTGTAACCGCGTCACGTCTGGCGCAGCAGCCATGGAGTGGGCGATTGCCTTCatcctcgtcttcttcttcctcacgctcgtcgccgacctgtGGCCCGCCGGCaagagctcgccgcgctaCATGCGCCAgctggcgcgctggcagGAGAAGCACGAGCCCGGCACCGCGCACGACTTTACCGGTCGCCGTGCGTTCACTGCCCACCCCGAGCGCTGGGAGAACGACGGTGATGCCGTCGACCCCGTCgaggcccgcgccgacgagatgcACGCGGCCATGAAGGCGCGCAACCAGGGCATCGACCctaccgcgccgagccccgcaCACTTCCCCCCGCCGACGATCCCCCTCTCGAGCATTGCTATCCACTCCAATGAGCCGCTCaacgagcacgccgccgagcccggaCAGTCTAGAGTGTAG